CATACGATTGGACTGTTTGAGAAGTATGGACATCCTGAACTGATCTGTTTTGGATTGAAGAAAGAGGTGGCAAGTGAAATATTGAATGATGCTGCTGAAATGATTGCTGAGGGTCAGTCTTTTACTCCTGACCAATCGTATGATGACTTTCTGAAAGAGCATCCTATGCGGTTTTTGCCAGCAGACAAAAGCTACTATGAATTTTATTTCGGCTATGCCAGCAGGTACTATGGTCATGATGATTATCCTGTATTACAAATGGTATGGCCTGACAAAGCAAGTTTATTCCCCTGGCAGGCAGGTTTTGTGCCCGATTTGAAGTTCAAGCAACCTTTGCTGGACCGCAATACCGATTTCATGTTTTACGAAGAAAGGAATGTAATGGCCTATACCACCAAACAGGTGCTGGAAGGAGCCCCTATATTATATGTAAATCATGATGATGAAGATGGCGCCTGGCAGTTTCACCACAGTAACAACCCGGATTTAAAAGACGCAAAAGCGGTCGCATTAGAATCAATAACAAAGCTCGATCCCTCTGTCAATAAATTACATTTCCTCCCTTATGGCGGTAAAGCATGGCGGAAAACGCCTCAGGATAGATGGGAGTTTTAATGTCTTTTTGTTTGAATAATAATTACTTATAAGGTCCGTAGTCGTTTTGTAGTCGCTCTTGTAGTCCTCCGGTGACGAGGGTTTTTTGGAAAGATATGTTTGCACACTGACATTTGTGCCTACAAATTCTTTATATGAAATACCGATT
This window of the Chitinophaga sancti genome carries:
- a CDS encoding DUF4262 domain-containing protein, which encodes METKERERIKQNIEKHGCHLIMVMEDDYLPAFVHTIGLFEKYGHPELICFGLKKEVASEILNDAAEMIAEGQSFTPDQSYDDFLKEHPMRFLPADKSYYEFYFGYASRYYGHDDYPVLQMVWPDKASLFPWQAGFVPDLKFKQPLLDRNTDFMFYEERNVMAYTTKQVLEGAPILYVNHDDEDGAWQFHHSNNPDLKDAKAVALESITKLDPSVNKLHFLPYGGKAWRKTPQDRWEF